One window of Microbacterium sediminis genomic DNA carries:
- a CDS encoding carbohydrate ABC transporter permease, whose amino-acid sequence MTSEVSLTASAASDTVARPGASAVGPSGPAADAPGRRRTSAAQWRKRGEIAFFVTPALILFAVFVVWPIITAVQMSLFRWRGFGPMVDFVGLANYLAVLTSKVFTDALVHNLIIVVGSIILQLPLGLAIALLLNRRMWGQGLLRTIIFVPYVLAEVIAGVVWFQLLQPQYGVIDTILQAIGVAGPPQGFLGTPELALGTVLVVLTWKYLGLAVILFLAGLQGVPEELYEAAQLDGASWWQVQRRITIPLLGPTMRTWGFLSMIGSLQLFDMVWILTRGGPANATTTMATFLIDQGTRSQNFGIAGAASVVLFVVALVLALLYQRLILSRDTRDDDRIRPARKGARA is encoded by the coding sequence ATGACCAGCGAGGTGAGCCTGACCGCCTCCGCTGCGTCCGACACGGTCGCTCGTCCGGGCGCGTCCGCGGTGGGGCCTTCGGGCCCCGCGGCGGACGCCCCGGGCCGGCGGCGGACGAGCGCGGCGCAGTGGCGCAAGCGGGGCGAGATCGCGTTCTTCGTGACGCCCGCGCTCATCCTGTTCGCGGTGTTCGTGGTCTGGCCGATCATCACCGCGGTGCAGATGTCGCTGTTCCGCTGGCGCGGCTTCGGCCCCATGGTCGACTTCGTCGGGCTGGCGAACTACCTCGCCGTGCTCACGAGCAAGGTCTTCACCGACGCGCTCGTCCACAACCTGATCATCGTCGTGGGCTCGATCATCCTGCAGCTGCCGCTCGGGCTCGCGATCGCCCTGCTGCTGAACCGCCGCATGTGGGGCCAGGGTCTGCTGCGCACGATCATCTTCGTGCCGTACGTGCTGGCCGAGGTGATCGCGGGCGTCGTGTGGTTCCAGCTGCTGCAGCCGCAGTACGGCGTGATCGACACGATCCTGCAGGCGATCGGCGTGGCCGGTCCGCCGCAGGGCTTCCTCGGCACGCCCGAGCTCGCGCTCGGGACCGTGCTCGTCGTGCTCACCTGGAAGTACCTCGGTCTGGCCGTGATCCTGTTCCTCGCCGGACTGCAGGGCGTGCCCGAGGAGCTCTACGAGGCCGCGCAGCTGGACGGCGCCTCGTGGTGGCAGGTGCAGCGGCGCATCACGATCCCGCTGCTCGGGCCCACCATGCGCACGTGGGGCTTCCTGTCGATGATCGGCTCGCTGCAGCTGTTCGACATGGTGTGGATCCTCACGCGCGGCGGCCCCGCGAATGCGACGACGACCATGGCGACGTTCCTCATCGACCAGGGCACGCGCAGCCAGAACTTCGGCATCGCGGGCGCCGCCTCGGTGGTGCTGTTCGTGGTCGCGCTGGTGCTCGCCCTGCTCTACCAGCGCCTCATCCTCAGCCGCGACACGCGCGACGACGATCGGATCCGACCCGCCCGGAAGGGAGCACGAGCATGA
- a CDS encoding carbohydrate ABC transporter permease, with the protein MSETRTLIVPQGAPRRRGRFSGTGVLVYGIALVVVAVTLGPVVYGVLGGFRTNAQIAQSPAGLPDPWVLDNYAGVLAPDSPFWRYAVNSAVVALITTAIVVVFGIMAAYPLARYRFRGREALFMVFVIGLLFPATVAIVPLFILITQNFGMGNTWWGVALPQAAFALPMTVVILRPFLMALPQELEEASMLDGTSRIGFFWRILIPLSGPGMVTVGVLAFVGSWNSYLLPLLLLQSDMKTLPLGVADFSSEHSADTAGVFAFTTLAMIPALVFFLAMQKRIVNGLQGAVKG; encoded by the coding sequence ATGAGCGAGACGCGCACCCTCATCGTGCCGCAGGGCGCGCCGCGCCGCCGCGGCCGGTTCTCGGGCACCGGCGTGCTCGTGTACGGCATCGCGCTCGTCGTGGTCGCGGTGACCCTCGGCCCCGTCGTGTACGGCGTGCTGGGCGGGTTCCGCACCAACGCGCAGATCGCGCAGAGCCCGGCGGGCCTTCCCGACCCGTGGGTGCTCGACAACTACGCGGGCGTGCTCGCGCCGGACTCCCCGTTCTGGCGCTACGCCGTCAACTCCGCCGTCGTCGCCCTCATCACCACCGCGATCGTCGTGGTGTTCGGGATCATGGCCGCCTATCCGCTGGCCCGATACCGGTTCCGCGGGCGCGAGGCGCTGTTCATGGTCTTCGTGATCGGCCTGCTGTTCCCGGCGACGGTGGCGATCGTGCCGCTGTTCATCCTCATCACCCAGAACTTCGGCATGGGCAACACCTGGTGGGGCGTCGCGCTGCCGCAGGCGGCGTTCGCGCTGCCGATGACGGTGGTGATCCTGCGCCCGTTCCTCATGGCGCTGCCGCAGGAGCTGGAGGAGGCGTCGATGCTCGACGGCACCAGCCGGATCGGCTTCTTCTGGCGGATCCTCATCCCGCTGTCCGGCCCGGGCATGGTCACGGTCGGCGTGCTCGCCTTCGTCGGATCGTGGAACTCGTACCTGTTGCCGCTGCTGCTGCTCCAGAGCGACATGAAGACCCTGCCGCTCGGCGTCGCGGACTTCTCGTCGGAGCACTCCGCCGACACCGCGGGCGTGTTCGCCTTCACGACCCTCGCGATGATCCCCGCGCTGGTGTTCTTCCTGGCCATGCAGAAGCGGATCGTCAACGGCCTGCAGGGGGCGGTGAAGGGATGA
- a CDS encoding glycoside hydrolase family 3 N-terminal domain-containing protein, which translates to MTLEEKTAQLVGYWLDQGGEVVAPMADEMSTAGDGRSFADITRDGIGHYTRVYGTRPVEPAERAAWLWQEQRRLKRETRLGIPAIVHEECLTGLAAWKAATFPTPLAWGASFDPELVAEMGEAVGASMRELGIHQGLAPVLDVVRDPRWGRVDECIAEDPYVVGTIGTAYVRGLQRAGIHATLKHFLAYSGSRAGRNHAPVHAGAREVRDVFLPPFEMAIRDGGVRSVMNSYAEIDGVPVASDPALLTTLLREELGFDGVVTADYFSVAFLETMHGVAADRGEAGALALRAGIDVELPTGDAYLEPLREQVRTGRLDETFVDRAVLRVLAQKEALGLLDAEAYEDEPPAAVELDGPRHRDIARRLAAESIVLLSNEGLLPLAATAGRVAVIGPNADRAEALQGCYSFANHVLAHHPEHELGFEIPTVREALERALPETEIGYARGCDVEGDDRSGFAQAVAAAAGADVAVVVVGDHAGLFGRGTVGEGNDAESLELPGVQRELVEAVVATGTPVVMVLLTGRPYALGWALDGDGPRPGAMLQAFFPGEEGGTAIASVILGHTSPSGRLPVSLPRSAGAQPYGYLRPVLGGPSEITKTDPTPVRPFGFGLSYAAFAYDDLRVDDTAATDGRFTASVTLTNTGAVAGAEVVQLYGRDPVASVTRPVAQLLAYARVELAPGQSRRVSFDVPARRFAFTGRGLRRVVEPGTVEVWLGRDAETEATPRAVVTLTGDVHEVSVDDPRVVDVSVA; encoded by the coding sequence ATGACGCTGGAGGAGAAGACCGCGCAGCTGGTGGGCTACTGGCTCGACCAGGGCGGCGAGGTCGTCGCGCCGATGGCCGACGAGATGAGCACCGCCGGCGACGGCCGATCGTTCGCCGACATCACGCGCGACGGGATCGGCCACTACACGCGGGTCTACGGCACGCGACCGGTGGAGCCCGCGGAGCGCGCGGCCTGGCTGTGGCAGGAGCAGCGGCGGCTCAAGCGCGAGACGCGGCTGGGCATCCCGGCGATCGTGCACGAGGAGTGCCTGACCGGCCTGGCGGCGTGGAAGGCCGCCACGTTCCCCACGCCCCTGGCCTGGGGCGCCTCGTTCGACCCCGAGCTGGTGGCCGAGATGGGCGAGGCGGTGGGGGCGTCGATGCGCGAGCTCGGCATCCACCAGGGCCTCGCGCCCGTGCTCGACGTCGTGCGCGATCCCCGCTGGGGCCGCGTCGACGAGTGCATCGCGGAGGACCCGTACGTCGTCGGCACCATCGGCACGGCGTACGTGCGCGGGCTGCAGCGCGCCGGGATCCACGCGACGCTCAAGCACTTCCTCGCGTACTCGGGCTCCCGCGCGGGCCGCAACCACGCCCCCGTGCACGCCGGCGCCCGCGAGGTGCGCGACGTGTTCCTGCCGCCGTTCGAGATGGCGATCCGCGACGGCGGCGTGCGCTCGGTCATGAACAGCTACGCCGAGATCGACGGGGTGCCGGTGGCGTCGGATCCGGCGCTGCTGACCACGCTGCTGCGCGAGGAGCTCGGCTTCGACGGCGTGGTCACGGCCGATTACTTCTCGGTCGCGTTCCTCGAGACCATGCACGGCGTCGCCGCCGATCGGGGCGAGGCGGGCGCGCTGGCGCTGCGGGCCGGCATCGACGTGGAGCTGCCCACGGGCGACGCCTACCTCGAGCCGTTGCGCGAGCAGGTGCGCACCGGCCGGCTCGACGAGACGTTCGTGGATCGCGCCGTGCTGCGCGTGCTCGCGCAGAAGGAGGCGCTGGGCCTGCTCGACGCCGAGGCGTACGAGGATGAGCCGCCCGCGGCGGTCGAGCTCGACGGGCCGCGGCACCGCGACATCGCGCGGCGCCTGGCGGCGGAGTCGATCGTGCTGCTGTCGAACGAGGGGCTGCTGCCGCTGGCGGCGACGGCGGGGCGGGTGGCCGTCATCGGCCCGAACGCCGATCGCGCGGAGGCGCTGCAGGGGTGCTACTCGTTCGCCAATCACGTGCTCGCGCATCACCCCGAGCACGAGCTCGGCTTCGAGATCCCCACGGTGCGCGAGGCGCTGGAGCGGGCGCTGCCGGAGACCGAGATCGGGTACGCCCGCGGCTGCGACGTGGAGGGCGACGACCGCAGCGGCTTCGCGCAGGCGGTCGCGGCGGCCGCGGGCGCCGACGTCGCGGTGGTGGTCGTGGGCGATCACGCCGGCCTGTTCGGCCGGGGCACGGTGGGCGAGGGCAACGACGCGGAGTCGCTCGAGCTGCCCGGCGTGCAGCGCGAGCTCGTCGAGGCCGTCGTGGCCACCGGCACGCCCGTGGTGATGGTGCTGCTCACCGGCCGCCCGTACGCCCTGGGCTGGGCGCTCGACGGCGACGGCCCGCGCCCGGGCGCCATGCTGCAGGCGTTCTTCCCGGGCGAGGAGGGCGGCACGGCGATCGCCTCGGTGATCCTCGGCCACACGTCGCCGTCGGGCCGGCTGCCGGTGAGCCTGCCGCGCTCGGCGGGCGCGCAGCCCTACGGATACCTCCGGCCGGTGCTGGGCGGGCCGTCGGAGATCACGAAGACCGATCCGACCCCGGTGCGGCCGTTCGGCTTCGGCCTGTCGTACGCCGCGTTCGCCTACGACGACCTGCGCGTGGACGACACGGCCGCGACCGACGGGCGCTTCACGGCGAGCGTCACCCTGACGAACACGGGCGCCGTCGCGGGCGCCGAGGTCGTGCAGCTGTATGGGCGCGATCCCGTGGCGTCGGTCACGCGGCCGGTCGCGCAGCTGCTGGCGTATGCGCGCGTGGAGCTCGCGCCGGGGCAGTCGCGCCGCGTGAGCTTCGACGTGCCGGCGCGGCGCTTCGCGTTCACCGGCCGCGGCCTGCGGCGGGTCGTCGAGCCCGGCACGGTGGAGGTGTGGCTCGGCCGCGACGCCGAGACCGAGGCGACGCCGCGCGCCGTCGTGACCCTGACCGGCGACGTGCACGAGGTCAGCGTCGACGACCCGCGCGTCGTCGACGTGAGCGTCGCGTGA
- a CDS encoding ROK family transcriptional regulator, producing MATTRSVRPAATGVEGVRRSNLGEVLRLVHHEGPRSRAVITAETGLNRSTVSDLVGTLAAAGLVEERDPDPTRRVGRPSPIVAPSDAVVAIAVNPEVDALEVGAVTLGGRVRVRVREAAAGDVGVDDVASAVARIVDTWRSGPLRRARIVGGAAAVPGLVRASDGVVRLAPHLGWRDENVGARLADATELPFAVGNDASLGARAEHLFGAARDHADVIYLNGGASGIGGGLILHGLAIGGADGYAGEWGQNRADGGLLEDEVNRARLLQAVGLPQADDDALADALAAASDPAVAAEIERQRAVLSASLANAVNVLNPSVIVLGGFLAMLRDRDPEGLLAAVRAQALAAPGENLDIRAAALGADRLLIGAAEAAFAPLLADPLG from the coding sequence ATGGCGACGACGAGATCGGTGCGCCCCGCGGCGACGGGCGTCGAGGGCGTGCGTCGCAGCAACCTCGGTGAGGTGCTGCGCCTCGTGCACCACGAGGGCCCCCGCTCGCGTGCCGTGATCACCGCCGAGACCGGCCTGAACCGGTCGACCGTGTCGGACCTCGTCGGCACGCTCGCCGCCGCCGGCCTCGTGGAGGAGCGCGATCCGGATCCCACGCGCCGCGTGGGGCGGCCGTCGCCGATCGTCGCGCCCAGCGACGCGGTCGTGGCGATCGCCGTCAACCCCGAGGTCGACGCGCTCGAGGTGGGCGCGGTGACGCTCGGGGGTCGCGTGCGGGTGCGCGTGCGCGAGGCCGCCGCCGGCGACGTGGGCGTGGACGACGTCGCGTCGGCCGTGGCGCGGATCGTGGACACCTGGCGCTCGGGCCCGCTGCGGCGCGCGAGGATCGTGGGCGGCGCCGCGGCCGTGCCCGGACTCGTGCGCGCGTCGGACGGGGTCGTGCGGCTCGCTCCCCACCTCGGCTGGCGCGACGAGAACGTGGGCGCCCGGCTGGCCGACGCCACGGAACTGCCGTTCGCGGTCGGCAACGACGCGTCGCTCGGCGCCCGCGCCGAGCACCTCTTCGGCGCCGCGCGCGATCACGCCGACGTCATCTACCTCAACGGCGGCGCCTCGGGCATCGGCGGCGGGCTCATCCTGCACGGCCTGGCGATCGGCGGCGCCGACGGTTACGCGGGCGAGTGGGGCCAGAACCGCGCCGACGGCGGCCTGCTCGAGGACGAGGTCAACCGCGCGCGGCTGCTCCAGGCCGTGGGCCTGCCCCAGGCCGACGACGACGCGCTCGCCGACGCGCTCGCGGCCGCGTCCGACCCGGCCGTCGCGGCCGAGATCGAGCGCCAGCGCGCGGTGCTCTCCGCCAGCCTCGCCAACGCCGTGAACGTGCTGAACCCGTCGGTGATCGTGCTGGGCGGCTTCCTCGCGATGCTCCGCGACCGCGACCCGGAGGGGCTCCTCGCCGCCGTGCGCGCGCAGGCGCTCGCTGCCCCGGGCGAGAACCTCGACATCCGCGCCGCCGCCCTCGGCGCCGATCGCCTGCTCATCGGCGCGGCCGAGGCCGCCTTCGCGCCGCTGCTCGCCGATCCGCTGGGGTGA
- the corA gene encoding magnesium/cobalt transporter CorA, translating into MPLIDNGVYVAGRRLETPHSLDETYELMREHGGMAWIGLYRPSTQEIESVAAEFNLHPLAVEDALNGHQRSKVERYGDTLFVVLRPARYRDREETVEFGELHVFVGPDFVVTIRHAESPDLGAVRRRMEQNPELLAMGPEAVLYAVLDEVVDEYEPVVAGLENDIDEIEDQLFGDSDDDALSRRIYELSREVIHFQRAVQPLRDMLEFLQRGSVKYSVDVELQRSLRDVLDHTIRVDERISAFRAILDNALTVHSALVTRRQTETSLAQNDEIKKISSWAAIIFAPTLIGTVYGMNFTHMPELAWPFAYPLALGAMVVFVITLYSIFKYKKWL; encoded by the coding sequence ATGCCCCTGATCGACAACGGCGTGTACGTCGCCGGCCGGCGCCTCGAGACGCCCCACAGCCTCGACGAGACCTACGAGCTGATGCGCGAGCACGGCGGGATGGCGTGGATCGGCCTGTATCGACCCAGCACCCAGGAGATCGAGTCGGTCGCCGCCGAGTTCAACCTGCACCCGCTCGCCGTCGAGGACGCGCTCAACGGCCACCAGCGCTCGAAGGTGGAGCGCTACGGCGACACCCTCTTCGTCGTCCTGCGCCCGGCGCGCTACCGGGACCGCGAGGAGACCGTCGAGTTCGGCGAGCTGCACGTGTTCGTCGGGCCGGACTTCGTCGTGACCATCCGCCACGCCGAGTCGCCCGACCTCGGCGCGGTGCGCCGGCGCATGGAGCAGAACCCCGAGCTGCTGGCGATGGGCCCTGAGGCGGTGCTCTACGCGGTGCTCGACGAGGTCGTCGACGAGTACGAGCCCGTGGTGGCGGGCCTCGAGAACGACATCGACGAGATCGAGGATCAGCTGTTCGGCGACAGCGACGACGACGCCCTCTCCCGCCGCATCTACGAGCTCTCGCGCGAGGTCATCCACTTCCAGCGGGCCGTGCAGCCGCTGCGCGACATGCTGGAGTTCCTGCAGCGCGGATCGGTGAAGTACAGCGTCGATGTGGAGCTGCAGCGGTCGCTGCGCGACGTGCTCGACCACACGATCCGCGTCGACGAGCGGATCTCGGCGTTCCGCGCGATCCTCGACAACGCGCTCACGGTGCACTCCGCGCTGGTCACCCGTCGCCAGACCGAGACGAGCCTCGCGCAGAACGACGAGATCAAGAAGATCTCGTCGTGGGCGGCGATCATCTTCGCCCCGACGCTGATCGGCACGGTGTACGGGATGAACTTCACGCACATGCCCGAGCTCGCCTGGCCGTTCGCCTATCCGCTGGCGCTCGGCGCGATGGTCGTGTTCGTCATCACGCTGTACTCGATCTTCAAGTACAAGAAGTGGCTCTGA
- a CDS encoding TetR/AcrR family transcriptional regulator: MSSLRSDAARSRQQILRAARGRAIDDLRFNELAREAGVGVGTVYRHFPNMPALVEALNHDALELLVERARAALDATDPAAALDAFVREAVQLQVERDGLQSVLLSPDASPDARALRDELMPLVQRILDRAAEAGALRTGISVDQLQRLVCGVEHAVRLGGGRDRDLFLGVVLAGLRP; the protein is encoded by the coding sequence ATGAGCTCGCTTCGATCGGACGCCGCACGTTCCCGGCAGCAGATCCTCCGCGCCGCCCGCGGCCGCGCGATCGACGACCTGCGCTTCAACGAGCTGGCGCGCGAGGCCGGCGTCGGGGTCGGCACCGTCTACCGGCACTTCCCGAACATGCCCGCGCTCGTCGAGGCGCTCAATCACGACGCGCTCGAGCTGCTCGTCGAGCGCGCCCGCGCCGCGCTCGACGCGACCGACCCCGCTGCCGCACTCGACGCGTTCGTGCGCGAGGCCGTGCAGCTGCAGGTGGAGCGCGACGGCCTGCAGTCGGTGCTGCTCTCCCCCGACGCCTCGCCCGATGCCCGCGCGCTGCGCGACGAGCTGATGCCGCTCGTGCAGCGGATCCTCGACCGGGCCGCCGAGGCGGGCGCCCTGCGCACCGGGATCAGCGTGGACCAGCTGCAGCGCCTGGTGTGCGGCGTGGAGCACGCGGTGCGGCTCGGCGGCGGCCGCGACCGGGATCTGTTCCTCGGCGTGGTGCTGGCGGGGTTGCGGCCCTGA
- a CDS encoding SDR family NAD(P)-dependent oxidoreductase, producing the protein MPWNPERLPDLGGRTYAVTGATGGIGYFAAEQLAAAGADVVLVSRSAGKLETAARAIRAHAPRAVTRAVTLDLTSLASVADAADRLGELPLDGIFLNGGPMEFSIRALTRDGLPLLLGAHTVANVALIARMLPVLADRPVRFVHASTGFVQRFRPDVRDVRRVPRSGVGAYTKAKALTEVYAFELERRLRARELPAASIVTRPGVGVDAKTPEREGIRDAATPYRANPFTPWAQGKDAAAWSGVRALADPEARGGEYYGPEGGLRGRPVAVPLNPRTAEPAPELAEHVWQELHALAGVEPPL; encoded by the coding sequence GTGCCGTGGAATCCCGAACGCCTGCCCGACCTGGGCGGGCGCACCTATGCCGTCACCGGAGCGACGGGAGGCATCGGCTACTTCGCCGCCGAGCAGCTCGCGGCCGCCGGAGCCGACGTCGTGCTCGTCTCGCGATCGGCGGGCAAGCTCGAGACCGCCGCCCGCGCGATCCGCGCGCACGCGCCGCGCGCCGTCACCCGCGCGGTGACGCTCGACCTCACGTCGCTCGCGTCCGTGGCCGACGCGGCCGACCGCCTGGGGGAGCTGCCGCTGGACGGCATCTTCCTCAACGGCGGCCCGATGGAGTTCTCGATCCGCGCGCTCACCCGCGACGGCCTGCCGCTGCTGCTCGGCGCGCACACCGTCGCGAACGTCGCGCTCATCGCCCGTATGCTCCCCGTGCTCGCCGACCGCCCGGTGCGGTTCGTCCACGCCTCGACGGGCTTCGTGCAGCGCTTCAGGCCCGACGTGCGCGACGTGCGCCGCGTCCCGCGCTCGGGCGTGGGTGCATACACCAAGGCCAAGGCGCTGACCGAGGTGTACGCCTTCGAGCTCGAGCGCCGCCTGCGCGCGCGGGAGCTGCCCGCGGCCTCGATCGTCACCCGCCCGGGCGTGGGCGTCGACGCCAAGACGCCCGAGCGCGAGGGCATCCGCGACGCCGCCACCCCGTACCGCGCCAACCCCTTCACGCCCTGGGCGCAGGGCAAGGACGCGGCCGCGTGGTCGGGCGTCCGTGCCCTGGCCGACCCCGAGGCTCGCGGCGGCGAGTACTACGGTCCCGAGGGTGGTCTGCGCGGCCGCCCGGTCGCGGTGCCGCTCAACCCCCGCACCGCCGAGCCGGCCCCGGAGCTTGCCGAGCACGTGTGGCAGGAGCTCCACGCACTCGCCGGTGTGGAGCCGCCGCTCTAA
- a CDS encoding glyoxalase superfamily protein, translating to MDFRIELIFVPVSDTDRAVAFYGETLGWNVDHDRRVNESLRFVQVTPPGSACSIAFGEGIAEDAPGSMRNVQVVVDDADAALAYLRERGVEADGVDEQPWGRFVTFADPDGNRWVLQQLVPR from the coding sequence ATGGACTTCCGAATCGAGCTCATCTTCGTGCCCGTCTCCGACACCGATCGCGCCGTCGCGTTCTACGGCGAGACGCTCGGGTGGAACGTCGATCACGACCGGCGCGTGAACGAGTCGCTGCGCTTCGTGCAGGTCACGCCGCCCGGCTCGGCCTGCTCGATCGCGTTCGGCGAGGGCATCGCGGAGGACGCCCCGGGCAGCATGCGCAACGTGCAGGTCGTGGTCGACGATGCGGATGCCGCGCTGGCATACCTGCGTGAGCGCGGCGTCGAGGCCGACGGCGTGGACGAGCAGCCCTGGGGCCGCTTCGTCACGTTCGCCGACCCCGACGGCAACCGCTGGGTGCTCCAGCAGCTCGTGCCGCGGTAG
- a CDS encoding MarR family winged helix-turn-helix transcriptional regulator has translation MSNRSEGLSGSQEQAWSLLVGVTTWLPTTMDANLAQVAGLSHAEYQVLRWLARAEGGALHMTRLANTTSVTQSHLSRIVARLEKRELVSREPDPYDGRYTLARLTDAGAAVVSAADGAYGASVRELVFEDAPDEDIAALARVSARILQRIRPECLDAHAAQPEPAGS, from the coding sequence ATGTCGAACCGTTCCGAAGGCCTCAGTGGCTCGCAGGAACAGGCATGGTCGCTGCTCGTCGGCGTGACGACCTGGCTGCCCACGACGATGGACGCGAACCTCGCGCAGGTGGCGGGTCTCAGCCACGCGGAGTATCAGGTGCTCCGCTGGCTCGCGCGCGCCGAGGGCGGCGCGCTGCACATGACGCGACTGGCCAACACGACGAGCGTGACGCAGTCCCACCTCTCCCGCATCGTGGCGCGGCTCGAGAAGCGCGAGCTCGTCAGCCGGGAACCGGACCCCTACGACGGCCGCTACACCCTGGCCCGTCTCACCGACGCCGGCGCCGCGGTGGTCTCCGCCGCGGACGGCGCGTACGGTGCCTCCGTGCGCGAGCTCGTCTTCGAGGACGCGCCGGACGAGGACATCGCCGCGCTCGCCCGGGTCTCGGCGCGGATCCTCCAGCGGATCCGTCCCGAGTGCCTCGACGCCCACGCCGCGCAGCCCGAGCCCGCCGGGTCGTAG
- a CDS encoding alpha/beta fold hydrolase, producing the protein MFEGFTEEMIDVGEASILTRHRAGEGAPVLLLHGHPRTSAMWHRVAPLLAEAGLPVVCADLRGYGRSIGPEPTPDHASHSKRAVANDMLGVMRALGYERFALAGHDRGSYVALRLALDHPEAVARVSLLDCLPISEHLDRADARFATAWWHWFFFAQPEIPERVINADPEAWYHADPESMGAENHAEWLACIRRPAVVRAMLEDYRAGLTVDAEAERADRRAGRRLRMPVQVLWSLRDDLEDLYGDPLRIWRSWADDLRGHGIESGHHMAEEAPEGLAAALLEFARETAPGS; encoded by the coding sequence GTGTTCGAGGGGTTCACGGAGGAGATGATCGATGTCGGCGAGGCGTCGATCCTGACAAGGCACCGCGCGGGCGAGGGCGCGCCGGTGCTTCTGCTGCACGGGCACCCGCGAACGTCGGCGATGTGGCACCGCGTCGCGCCGCTGCTGGCCGAGGCGGGACTGCCCGTCGTGTGCGCCGACCTGCGAGGCTACGGGCGATCGATCGGTCCGGAGCCCACGCCGGATCACGCCTCCCATTCCAAGCGCGCCGTCGCGAACGACATGCTCGGTGTGATGCGGGCGCTCGGGTACGAGCGGTTCGCCCTCGCGGGCCACGATCGCGGAAGCTATGTCGCCCTTCGCCTGGCGCTCGACCACCCCGAGGCGGTGGCCCGCGTGAGCCTGCTGGATTGCCTGCCGATCAGCGAGCACCTGGACCGGGCCGACGCGCGCTTCGCCACGGCGTGGTGGCACTGGTTCTTCTTCGCGCAGCCCGAGATCCCGGAGCGGGTCATCAACGCCGATCCCGAGGCCTGGTATCACGCGGATCCGGAGAGCATGGGTGCGGAGAACCACGCCGAATGGCTCGCGTGCATCCGGCGCCCCGCGGTGGTGCGGGCGATGCTCGAGGATTACCGCGCGGGCCTGACCGTCGACGCCGAGGCCGAGCGCGCCGATCGCCGGGCGGGCCGGCGCCTGAGGATGCCCGTGCAGGTGCTGTGGTCGCTGCGCGACGACCTCGAGGATCTGTATGGCGATCCGCTGCGGATCTGGCGATCGTGGGCGGACGACCTCCGCGGCCACGGCATCGAGTCGGGCCATCACATGGCGGAGGAGGCCCCCGAGGGCCTCGCCGCAGCGCTCCTCGAGTTCGCCCGCGAGACCGCCCCTGGGAGCTGA
- a CDS encoding SRPBCC family protein has product MTGDGVRVSLRIEAGTEAVWHALTVGRSVWWPDMVFEAAAGAPLIETWIEDGERREASGTVTAAERPRLLAFDWRQPEWRGSTHVSIDLAEDGAATEVAITETGFADAGTPAALAAEHADGWRFHLGRLRDACLGEA; this is encoded by the coding sequence GTGACGGGTGACGGCGTGCGGGTCTCGTTGCGGATCGAGGCGGGTACGGAGGCGGTGTGGCACGCGCTCACCGTCGGGCGGTCCGTGTGGTGGCCCGACATGGTGTTCGAGGCCGCCGCCGGAGCGCCCCTCATCGAGACGTGGATCGAGGACGGCGAGCGGCGGGAGGCGTCGGGAACCGTGACGGCGGCGGAGCGGCCCCGGTTGCTGGCGTTCGACTGGCGGCAGCCCGAGTGGCGCGGCAGCACGCACGTGTCGATCGATCTGGCCGAGGACGGGGCCGCGACCGAGGTCGCGATCACCGAGACGGGGTTCGCGGACGCCGGCACCCCGGCCGCCCTCGCCGCCGAGCACGCGGACGGCTGGCGCTTTCACCTCGGGCGGCTGCGCGACGCCTGCCTCGGCGAGGCCTGA